One genomic window of Mucilaginibacter sp. SJ includes the following:
- a CDS encoding MBOAT family O-acyltransferase, whose translation MYQAKTQGLKTFWLWLSISVNLGFLGVFKYYNFFAASLAGLCASIGIHLSPFTLNVILPVGISFYTFHGLSYVIDVYKNRIKAERNFIDYSLFVSFFPLLVAGPIERATHLLPQVKTKREFNYQGAINGLRQILWGLFKKAVIADQCADYANMIFANSSHYPGSTLVLGAIFFAVQIYCDFSGYSDMALGIAKLFGFELLRNFAFPYFSRDMAEFWRRWHISLSSWFRDYLYIPLGGSKTGTWLKVRNTLIIFLVSGFWHGANWTFIIWGLLNALFILPSILLKTNRNHLEIAAKGKAMPTFTEFMQMVTTFLQVIFAWIFFRADSVTQAFKYIGRIFSRSLFFIPQLDVNKAQLLEVIILILCFIIVEWQGRENQYAIEKLSWLKKRGYRLTFYYTLIVVIFLFTGKEQQFIYFQF comes from the coding sequence ATGTACCAGGCAAAAACACAAGGCCTAAAAACCTTTTGGCTTTGGTTAAGCATATCTGTAAACCTGGGCTTTTTGGGTGTTTTTAAATACTACAACTTCTTTGCAGCATCGCTTGCCGGCCTATGCGCCAGTATAGGGATTCATTTAAGCCCGTTTACTCTAAATGTAATCCTGCCTGTCGGTATCTCTTTTTATACATTTCATGGTTTATCATATGTAATTGATGTTTATAAAAACCGTATTAAAGCCGAACGGAACTTCATTGACTATTCATTGTTCGTAAGTTTTTTCCCGCTTTTGGTGGCGGGCCCTATCGAACGGGCAACACACCTTTTGCCCCAGGTGAAAACGAAGAGAGAATTTAACTACCAGGGGGCAATTAATGGGCTGCGGCAAATTCTATGGGGCTTGTTTAAAAAAGCTGTAATTGCCGATCAATGTGCCGACTATGCCAACATGATATTTGCAAATAGTTCGCATTATCCAGGCAGTACCCTGGTTTTAGGCGCTATATTTTTTGCAGTCCAAATCTATTGCGATTTCTCGGGATATTCTGATATGGCATTAGGCATAGCAAAACTTTTTGGATTTGAACTGCTGAGAAATTTTGCATTCCCGTACTTTTCAAGAGATATGGCCGAGTTTTGGCGCAGATGGCATATCTCACTATCATCATGGTTTAGAGATTACTTATACATACCTCTTGGGGGCAGCAAAACAGGCACCTGGCTCAAAGTAAGAAACACATTAATCATTTTCTTGGTTAGCGGCTTTTGGCACGGCGCCAACTGGACCTTCATCATCTGGGGCCTTTTAAATGCTTTATTTATTCTCCCTTCTATTCTTTTAAAAACAAACAGAAACCACCTCGAAATTGCAGCCAAAGGCAAAGCTATGCCAACGTTCACCGAATTCATGCAAATGGTGACCACATTTCTGCAGGTAATTTTTGCATGGATCTTTTTTAGGGCTGATAGTGTTACACAAGCATTTAAATACATTGGCCGGATTTTTTCAAGATCGCTTTTTTTCATACCTCAATTAGATGTTAATAAAGCACAATTGCTTGAAGTGATCATTCTTATTCTATGTTTTATAATAGTTGAGTGGCAGGGGCGGGAAAACCAATATGCCATTGAGAAGTTAAGCTGGTTAAAAAAAAGAGGGTACAGATTGACCTTTTACTATACATTGATTGTGGTGATTTTTTTATTTACAGGAAAAGAGCAACAGTTTATTTACTTTCAATTTTAA
- a CDS encoding helix-turn-helix domain-containing protein: MHSKVYYPVSSYINNDQRSIGINDTQDLHFGKIVERIVRRDHMGISEIARKLNVSRRTLYNWFNTKRLSFDIICQIGIVIEHDFSKEFPNEFALRFNSPNAEKDIETHEAKDAPLDAIYYWMDKYIKLLEKFNEALRNENTLKPD, encoded by the coding sequence ATGCACAGCAAAGTTTATTACCCTGTTAGCTCATATATCAATAACGATCAAAGATCTATTGGTATTAATGACACTCAAGATTTACATTTTGGCAAAATTGTAGAGCGAATTGTTAGACGTGACCATATGGGGATAAGTGAAATCGCCCGGAAGCTCAACGTAAGCCGCAGAACCTTATACAATTGGTTCAACACCAAAAGGCTTAGCTTTGATATAATTTGTCAGATCGGTATTGTTATTGAGCATGATTTTTCAAAGGAATTTCCCAATGAATTTGCCTTGAGATTTAACTCGCCGAATGCCGAAAAGGATATCGAAACACATGAAGCAAAAGACGCTCCGCTTGATGCCATATATTATTGGATGGACAAGTATATAAAATTGCTTGAAAAATTCAATGAAGCGTTGCGTAACGAAAACACACTAAAGCCAGATTGA
- a CDS encoding PAS domain-containing protein has translation MSFDPNSDFSEIAFNVTEHTEAMLAYWDKNLICRYANKATADWFGITPEHMINKSHLSEILGTLFEMQLPYINGVLGGKIQVFDQVIHLYSGKAKNVRVTYHPNYVEGEIKGFYAHMADISPLNNKSHDNKTGVEKLPEFVTQNDQLLENVAKTLNENLFIGFPSISALSKKHFVSESKLKRDFKQSFGRTIFSYYRYLQMEIADRYIREKRCNKNQMAVMLNFSNPSNFSACYHRYLEEKSSDGELIETQKENNKHNKMLIEQAPIAIAMFNNQMQFIAASKRWVAEYKLENTGFIGKSIYEVLPATKKKCEKLHNHCLKGNIYQCDGLLLKKNDGTRVWLKWNIHPWFTTSGETGGLFIHTEDISKIKAIEKENKQAEKLLKRAAALSKIGTWTRDLLTHTMQWDNVIKSILEVPEYFVPDIKTIWKLFKQGKSERLSKKALKDALKYGSSFDIEVDMITAKGNSRKIRIIGYPEFQNNKCKKLSGILLDITPLSPFKMANFLTD, from the coding sequence ATGTCCTTTGATCCGAATTCTGATTTTTCTGAGATAGCGTTCAACGTGACGGAGCATACTGAGGCCATGCTGGCTTATTGGGATAAAAACCTGATTTGCCGCTATGCCAATAAAGCTACGGCCGATTGGTTTGGGATAACCCCGGAGCATATGATCAATAAATCGCATCTTTCAGAAATTTTAGGAACATTATTTGAAATGCAGCTTCCTTATATTAACGGTGTATTAGGTGGTAAAATACAGGTTTTTGACCAGGTAATTCATTTGTACTCGGGCAAAGCTAAAAACGTGCGGGTAACTTATCATCCCAACTATGTTGAAGGTGAAATAAAGGGGTTTTATGCGCATATGGCAGACATTAGCCCGTTAAATAATAAATCTCACGATAATAAAACAGGAGTAGAAAAACTACCTGAGTTTGTAACTCAAAACGACCAGCTCCTTGAAAATGTTGCAAAAACACTAAATGAGAACCTGTTTATCGGATTTCCGAGTATCTCCGCACTTTCAAAAAAACATTTTGTATCTGAGTCAAAATTAAAAAGAGATTTTAAGCAAAGTTTCGGCAGAACTATTTTTTCCTATTACCGATATCTGCAAATGGAAATTGCAGACAGATATATCAGGGAAAAGCGCTGCAATAAAAACCAAATGGCAGTAATGCTCAATTTTTCCAATCCGTCAAATTTTTCGGCATGTTATCATAGATATTTAGAAGAAAAATCATCCGATGGTGAGCTCATCGAAACTCAAAAAGAAAATAATAAGCATAATAAAATGCTTATAGAACAGGCCCCTATTGCTATTGCCATGTTCAATAACCAGATGCAATTTATTGCTGCTTCAAAAAGATGGGTTGCCGAATACAAACTTGAAAACACAGGTTTTATTGGAAAAAGTATATATGAAGTTTTACCGGCTACAAAAAAGAAATGCGAAAAACTCCATAATCATTGCTTAAAAGGTAATATATATCAATGTGATGGCCTGCTCTTAAAAAAGAATGATGGTACCCGCGTTTGGCTAAAATGGAATATTCACCCCTGGTTTACAACTTCGGGAGAAACAGGCGGACTATTTATCCATACCGAAGATATTTCCAAAATTAAAGCCATAGAAAAAGAAAACAAACAGGCCGAGAAGCTTCTAAAAAGAGCCGCTGCCTTGTCAAAAATAGGTACCTGGACACGAGATCTGCTTACCCATACCATGCAATGGGATAACGTTATAAAAAGCATCCTTGAAGTACCTGAGTACTTCGTACCGGATATAAAAACGATATGGAAGCTTTTTAAACAAGGCAAAAGCGAGAGGCTCAGTAAAAAAGCTTTAAAAGACGCGTTAAAATACGGAAGCTCTTTTGATATTGAAGTTGATATGATAACTGCCAAAGGTAATTCAAGAAAGATAAGAATTATTGGTTATCCTGAATTTCAAAATAACAAGTGTAAAAAGCTATCAGGAATACTTCTGGATATTACTCCTCTTTCACCGTTTAAAATGGCCAACTTTTTAACGGATTGA
- a CDS encoding polysaccharide biosynthesis protein — MIYLKNLLFQDKFHSRWLILVIDLMVVLLSLWTSLYFKNRLQFDPISLYYMLFYCSNAVLVFMIMKIHTCIIRYSNTRDMMRILITVLASNVTFLLFYHVFFAFYLKIDVSGLMDVLLINFFITSSMLMCMRIIIKDVFKYIEATSYKVEKENVLIYGSNEPSILIKNALEAQKGFILNVQGFIDTGVDRISKCIEQKQVYPIKSIDMLKKRYDIKSMLITSEDIKIDGKRKAVEKCIELGIKVIVVPSSDQWINGKPNLNQFKDLKIEDLLERKPIKICNEHILDDIKGKRILITGAAGSIGSELVRQVLMYSPEFVVLCDRAETPLHDIQMEIEDGLYGNRTRIFIADIQNSGRIKTLFNLYRPQIVFHAAAYKHVPMMENNPTEAILTNVWGTKILADISIEFNVEKFVMISTDKAVRPTNIMGASKRIAEMYIQSLNNLLFEEHFFNSDPSKGNQTRFITTRFGNVLGSNGSVIPRFKAQIEKGGPVTVTHPDITRYFMTIPEAVQLVLEAAVMGNGGEIFLFDMGEPVKIADLAANMIKMAGLVPGKDIQIVYTGLRPGEKLYEELLNAEEEVIPTYNKDIKISKNIPVSYAKINNLIKDLLELNLHNEVDLMVSKMKTILPDYISNNSQYEKLDIKLIDKQMVN, encoded by the coding sequence ATGATATACCTCAAAAATTTGTTGTTCCAGGATAAGTTCCATTCAAGATGGCTAATCCTGGTAATTGACCTGATGGTAGTTTTGTTATCATTATGGACATCACTATATTTTAAAAACCGGCTTCAGTTTGATCCCATCAGTCTTTATTATATGCTTTTTTATTGCAGCAATGCGGTGCTGGTTTTTATGATAATGAAAATACATACATGTATTATCAGGTATTCCAACACACGCGATATGATGCGGATTTTAATAACCGTACTGGCAAGTAATGTTACGTTTTTGCTGTTTTATCATGTGTTCTTCGCTTTCTACCTTAAAATTGATGTCAGCGGATTGATGGATGTGCTGCTGATCAATTTCTTTATCACTTCGTCTATGCTGATGTGTATGCGTATTATTATCAAGGATGTTTTTAAATACATTGAGGCAACAAGCTATAAAGTTGAAAAAGAAAATGTACTGATCTACGGCTCCAACGAGCCTTCCATACTAATTAAAAATGCCCTTGAAGCACAAAAAGGATTTATACTCAATGTTCAGGGCTTTATCGACACCGGTGTTGACAGAATATCAAAATGCATTGAGCAAAAGCAGGTTTATCCTATCAAATCAATTGATATGCTAAAAAAACGCTACGATATAAAGTCAATGCTGATAACATCCGAGGATATAAAAATCGACGGAAAAAGAAAGGCGGTTGAAAAATGTATTGAACTTGGCATAAAAGTAATTGTTGTGCCGTCATCCGACCAGTGGATCAATGGCAAACCCAACCTAAATCAATTTAAAGACCTAAAAATAGAAGATCTGTTGGAGCGAAAACCCATAAAAATCTGCAATGAACATATTTTAGATGATATTAAAGGTAAAAGGATTTTGATCACGGGTGCTGCCGGTTCAATAGGTTCTGAGCTGGTAAGGCAAGTGTTAATGTATAGTCCCGAATTTGTTGTGTTATGTGACAGGGCCGAAACCCCGTTGCATGATATTCAAATGGAAATTGAAGACGGCTTGTACGGTAACCGCACCAGGATCTTTATTGCTGATATCCAAAATTCCGGTCGTATAAAAACACTGTTTAATTTATACAGGCCTCAAATAGTATTTCATGCGGCAGCTTACAAGCATGTACCTATGATGGAGAATAACCCGACCGAAGCTATTTTAACCAACGTATGGGGCACAAAAATCCTGGCAGATATTTCAATAGAATTTAATGTCGAAAAATTTGTAATGATATCAACAGATAAAGCGGTGCGTCCAACAAACATCATGGGGGCCTCAAAACGGATAGCCGAAATGTATATTCAATCGTTAAATAACCTGTTATTTGAAGAGCATTTTTTTAACTCTGATCCGTCAAAAGGTAACCAAACCAGGTTTATAACAACCCGCTTCGGCAATGTCCTTGGGTCAAATGGCTCCGTGATCCCCCGCTTTAAAGCACAAATTGAAAAAGGCGGGCCCGTTACCGTTACCCATCCGGATATCACAAGATACTTTATGACTATACCCGAAGCTGTACAGCTGGTACTTGAGGCAGCCGTAATGGGCAATGGAGGCGAAATATTTTTGTTTGACATGGGCGAACCGGTAAAAATTGCCGATCTGGCGGCGAATATGATAAAAATGGCCGGTCTTGTTCCGGGAAAAGATATCCAGATTGTTTATACCGGCTTGCGGCCCGGCGAAAAACTATATGAAGAGTTGTTAAATGCCGAAGAAGAGGTAATACCAACTTATAACAAAGACATCAAGATCTCCAAAAACATCCCGGTTAGTTACGCTAAGATCAACAATTTAATAAAGGATCTTTTGGAGCTCAACCTACATAATGAAGTTGATTTGATGGTATCGAAAATGAAAACCATATTGCCCGATTACATCAGCAATAATTCCCAATATGAAAAGCTCGACATAAAATTGATTGACAAACAAATGGTAAACTGA
- a CDS encoding GNAT family N-acetyltransferase, giving the protein MIKIFTLLNKEEWISYVGNSAEYDFYHTWHYHSLETAGDPVLFIYEELDTFIGFPLLQRKIPGSDYSDLTCVYGFSGPFSNKKIDEIDEELMENFKSAFNNFLVKEKYVSVFVRLHPFYKQQKLLEKFGGVHENGKTVVLDLSLPIDEQRKKYRQSTMDAIKHAWKKGFRIEDETNTAGIKTFVEIYTENMKRVGASNYYLFNEKYFSEILNTSEYDARLLTVYYNDTAIASTIIVFTNGIIQAHLVGTRAEYLHHSPTKFLADSITQIGREKGMKYYNLGGGLGFKNDKLFDWKCAFSDFHLDFKTWRYVANPEIYQKLLQDKGIEENAEVDFFPLYRYA; this is encoded by the coding sequence ATGATTAAGATCTTTACCCTGCTCAATAAAGAGGAATGGATTTCTTACGTCGGTAATTCGGCCGAATATGATTTTTATCATACATGGCATTATCACTCCCTTGAAACAGCCGGAGATCCTGTTCTATTTATTTATGAAGAGTTAGACACCTTTATCGGCTTCCCCCTGCTTCAGCGAAAAATTCCGGGATCTGATTATAGCGACCTAACCTGTGTATATGGTTTTTCGGGCCCGTTTTCAAACAAAAAGATTGATGAGATAGATGAGGAACTGATGGAAAATTTTAAAAGTGCTTTCAACAATTTCCTTGTAAAGGAAAAGTATGTATCTGTTTTTGTAAGACTTCATCCTTTTTATAAGCAGCAAAAATTACTGGAGAAATTTGGAGGCGTTCACGAAAACGGAAAAACAGTAGTACTTGACCTTTCACTCCCCATTGATGAACAACGCAAAAAATACAGGCAATCAACTATGGATGCTATTAAACATGCATGGAAAAAGGGTTTCAGAATAGAAGACGAAACTAATACTGCCGGCATAAAAACCTTTGTTGAAATTTATACCGAAAACATGAAACGGGTAGGTGCCAGCAACTACTATCTATTTAATGAAAAGTACTTTTCAGAAATATTAAACACCTCCGAATATGACGCACGTTTATTAACTGTTTACTACAATGACACTGCAATTGCAAGTACCATAATAGTATTTACCAATGGCATTATCCAGGCTCATTTAGTAGGTACCCGTGCAGAATATTTACACCACAGCCCCACCAAATTCCTGGCCGACTCTATAACCCAGATAGGCAGGGAAAAAGGAATGAAATATTATAACCTGGGAGGCGGCCTTGGATTTAAGAACGACAAACTCTTTGATTGGAAATGCGCCTTCTCCGACTTCCACCTTGATTTTAAAACATGGAGGTATGTTGCCAACCCGGAAATATACCAAAAGCTTTTGCAGGATAAGGGCATTGAAGAAAATGCCGAAGTAGACTTTTTTCCGCTATATAGATACGCTTAA
- a CDS encoding GNAT family N-acetyltransferase: MTISVYIRPLVIEDASVSYAWRNDPLIWVYTGYKPTHYISSEIETAWLREKLAKPDQLRFAICVKELNTYIGNIQLLDITDHDAELHLFIGNKLYWGKGIGYQATVQMIRYGFLIKELDEIYLKVHPANIAAITVYEKAGFEITGKVNDLITMSITKSKFVCLQNQQS; the protein is encoded by the coding sequence ATGACCATTTCAGTTTACATACGCCCCCTTGTAATAGAAGATGCGTCCGTATCTTACGCATGGCGTAATGACCCATTGATATGGGTATATACGGGCTACAAACCCACTCATTATATTAGCTCGGAAATAGAAACAGCCTGGTTACGTGAAAAGCTGGCCAAGCCCGATCAGCTTAGATTTGCAATTTGTGTTAAAGAGCTTAATACATATATAGGTAATATCCAACTGCTCGATATTACTGATCATGATGCAGAACTGCACCTGTTTATTGGTAACAAACTTTACTGGGGTAAAGGAATTGGTTACCAGGCAACAGTACAGATGATACGATATGGCTTTTTAATAAAGGAATTGGATGAGATTTATTTAAAGGTACATCCTGCAAATATCGCGGCAATAACCGTTTATGAAAAGGCCGGATTTGAAATTACAGGTAAGGTAAATGATCTGATTACAATGAGTATTACCAAAAGTAAATTTGTTTGCCTTCAAAATCAACAGTCATAA
- a CDS encoding phytanoyl-CoA dioxygenase family protein, protein MRNRLNYGDRHFEDFRVAMRDYGWVIFENALDSDFVAVINEDLKEAYVKRRAIQEKNGISSNMVGTLHHLVEKDNFSLPFIEKMYCADEIAYFLSGNYILNGFNAVIHTQQQHPYVSNMHRDVRTFMGDTKLLVQMIVTLDDFTEENGATYFLSGSHKTDIKPNGTYFYETADRAVTPKGSIILFDSNIWHAAGENKTIKQRRALTLGFTRPFIKPQMDYPRVLGYDFIDKLSADQRQVLGYNSRIPENLDEYYQPIHLRMYKSDQG, encoded by the coding sequence ATGAGAAATAGACTTAACTACGGAGACAGGCATTTTGAAGATTTCCGCGTTGCAATGCGTGATTACGGATGGGTTATTTTTGAGAATGCTTTAGACAGCGATTTTGTTGCAGTTATTAATGAGGATTTAAAGGAAGCGTACGTAAAACGACGAGCCATTCAGGAAAAAAATGGGATAAGCTCTAACATGGTCGGCACACTTCATCACCTTGTTGAAAAGGACAATTTCAGCCTGCCGTTTATTGAAAAAATGTATTGTGCCGATGAGATTGCTTATTTTTTGAGTGGTAATTATATACTGAATGGGTTCAATGCAGTAATACACACCCAGCAGCAACATCCTTATGTAAGTAACATGCATCGTGATGTACGCACCTTTATGGGCGATACCAAATTATTAGTGCAAATGATAGTTACCCTTGATGATTTTACCGAAGAAAACGGTGCTACCTATTTCCTGTCAGGCTCACATAAAACAGATATCAAACCTAATGGAACTTATTTCTATGAAACCGCCGACAGGGCTGTAACACCAAAAGGAAGCATCATCCTTTTCGACTCTAACATATGGCATGCCGCAGGCGAAAATAAAACAATTAAGCAACGCCGGGCATTAACGCTGGGATTTACCCGCCCTTTTATTAAACCACAAATGGACTATCCAAGGGTATTAGGCTACGACTTTATTGATAAGCTTAGCGCTGATCAGCGGCAGGTATTGGGTTACAATTCACGTATCCCTGAAAACCTGGATGAATATTATCAGCCCATTCATTTAAGAATGTATAAAAGCGACCAGGGATAA
- a CDS encoding glycosyltransferase family 4 protein, producing the protein MTSKKVLIACDSAKSLIDFRGKLVELMRKEHTVYAFIPAIPPEQRAKLAMLNIVLFENNLNGSNVSILSDLKYALKLYRLIKQLKPDVFFPYTLKPVIYGTLAAKLGGVRKITPMLSGLGYNFVSGNTSLTSKITRFLLRFSLKNRQGLSVIFQNKDDVQTLLDSKIISAKHQTAVVNGSGVDLSYYTPTRPDINNISFIMVSRLINAKGIREYFEAAQIVFLKHPQVTFKLIGSYDDNVDAIHPDLFSEIKHRSVINYLGAVDDVRPYISSSSVVVLPSYYREGIPRCLLEAMAMARAIITCDSVGCRETVETSPNSNGFLIPVKNTAELVHKMEYFITNKQAISSFGLNGLALAKEKFDVHKVNAMMMQIMDLN; encoded by the coding sequence ATGACAAGCAAAAAAGTGCTGATCGCCTGCGATTCGGCCAAATCGTTGATTGATTTTAGAGGTAAATTAGTTGAGCTGATGCGGAAAGAGCATACCGTTTATGCTTTTATCCCTGCGATACCGCCCGAGCAACGCGCAAAACTGGCAATGTTAAACATCGTTTTATTTGAAAACAATCTAAACGGAAGTAATGTATCGATCTTATCTGATCTGAAATATGCGTTGAAACTTTACCGGCTCATCAAACAGCTAAAGCCGGATGTTTTTTTTCCATACACCCTTAAACCGGTTATATATGGAACACTTGCAGCCAAACTGGGCGGCGTGCGAAAAATAACCCCGATGCTTTCGGGCCTTGGTTATAACTTTGTTAGCGGTAACACATCTTTAACAAGCAAAATTACCCGCTTCCTGCTTAGGTTCAGCCTTAAAAACAGACAGGGGTTGTCTGTCATATTTCAAAATAAAGATGATGTACAAACCCTGCTTGATTCTAAAATAATATCGGCAAAACATCAAACCGCGGTAGTTAACGGGTCGGGGGTTGATTTGAGCTACTATACCCCTACCCGGCCAGACATTAATAACATAAGCTTTATCATGGTATCCAGGCTAATCAATGCCAAAGGGATCCGCGAATATTTTGAAGCGGCGCAAATTGTATTTCTAAAGCACCCGCAGGTAACTTTCAAACTAATCGGATCCTATGATGATAATGTCGACGCTATTCACCCCGACTTATTTTCGGAGATAAAGCACCGGAGTGTAATTAACTACCTGGGCGCCGTTGATGATGTAAGACCATATATAAGCAGTTCATCTGTTGTTGTACTGCCATCATACTACCGGGAGGGAATTCCACGGTGTTTGCTTGAAGCCATGGCTATGGCGCGTGCCATTATCACCTGCGATTCTGTTGGTTGCAGGGAAACCGTTGAAACGTCACCCAACAGCAATGGATTTTTAATACCTGTAAAAAACACAGCCGAACTTGTGCATAAAATGGAGTATTTCATAACCAACAAGCAAGCTATCAGCAGTTTCGGTCTTAACGGGCTGGCCTTGGCAAAGGAAAAATTTGATGTGCATAAAGTAAATGCCATGATGATGCAGATAATGGACCTAAATTAA
- a CDS encoding NAD-dependent epimerase — MKILITGTAGFIGYHLTQKLLKRGDSVVGIDNINDYYDVKLKHARLLDAGIKVSGMVYNKPVCSTKYPNYTFIKLDITDKENLQQQFQNYQFDAVCNLAAQAGVRYSLTNPDVYIDTNVKGFLNILECCRHFKINHLVYASSSSVYGLNKKMPFSEHNIADHPVSLYAASKKANEMMAHTYSHLFNLRTTGLRFFTVYGPWGRPDMALFIFTKAILEGRPIEVFNNGNMLRDFTYVDDIVEGITHVIDQPAEPNYLWNAKDPDPATSSAPFRVFNIGRGAPVNLLDFVSEIEAQVNKKAIKTLMPMQDGDVAETCADVSNLDDMLNYKPQVSVHTGVERFIAWYKKYYHIKSTKPEPVLVH, encoded by the coding sequence ATGAAAATTTTAATTACCGGCACTGCGGGATTTATCGGCTATCATTTAACCCAAAAATTACTTAAACGCGGCGACAGCGTTGTGGGCATTGATAATATTAATGATTACTATGATGTAAAGCTAAAACACGCCCGATTGCTGGATGCCGGCATAAAAGTATCAGGAATGGTTTATAACAAACCTGTTTGCAGTACAAAATATCCAAATTATACTTTTATAAAACTGGATATAACGGATAAAGAAAATCTGCAGCAGCAATTCCAAAACTATCAGTTTGATGCCGTTTGTAACCTGGCCGCACAGGCCGGTGTACGCTACAGTCTTACTAATCCCGATGTTTATATTGACACAAACGTAAAAGGATTTTTAAACATCCTGGAATGCTGCAGGCATTTCAAGATTAATCACCTTGTTTACGCCAGTTCATCAAGCGTTTACGGTTTAAACAAAAAAATGCCCTTCAGCGAGCATAATATTGCCGACCATCCGGTTTCATTATACGCAGCATCAAAAAAAGCCAATGAAATGATGGCCCATACCTACAGCCATTTATTTAATCTGCGAACTACGGGGTTACGTTTTTTTACAGTTTACGGGCCGTGGGGCCGGCCAGACATGGCTTTATTTATTTTTACCAAAGCAATTCTGGAGGGCAGGCCTATTGAAGTTTTTAACAACGGCAATATGCTTCGCGATTTTACCTACGTAGATGACATTGTTGAAGGCATTACGCATGTTATTGATCAGCCGGCCGAACCTAATTATCTGTGGAATGCCAAAGATCCAGATCCGGCTACATCGTCTGCACCTTTCAGGGTGTTCAACATTGGCAGGGGCGCACCGGTTAACCTGCTTGATTTTGTAAGCGAAATTGAGGCACAAGTAAACAAAAAAGCAATCAAAACACTAATGCCAATGCAGGATGGCGACGTTGCCGAAACCTGTGCCGATGTTTCAAATTTAGATGACATGCTGAACTATAAACCCCAGGTTTCTGTTCATACCGGGGTTGAACGATTTATTGCATGGTACAAAAAATACTACCATATTAAAAGCACCAAGCCCGAACCGGTGCTTGTTCACTAA
- a CDS encoding glycosyltransferase yields MKPKLLFVSITDKANGAENILLQAARASNASLLFLKKVNSGGLNIPGDLQVEYVSNGSILSGFSKLVKSLSPYRTDHIIFSTHPYLNAFLGFLKRFGYLKSKLIVRECSSVLTRYSGLKKLSYQIAYRLGYPGANLVVCQTSSMRDSFIQHLPYIDKRRVIIQKNPIDIEQNLIKAEEVLPAAEATVEFICAAGRLIPEKGFDILIMAFDEIKASRPNLQLLIFGEGPEQASLQKLISELKLEGRVVLKGWIANPMPYFKHAKACVISSIKEGFPNVLLQMMILNPVVISTNCAGGIDEIPGIYLAEADNVNSLTTAVNTALSTNSNHKDLIMQYVEDRTPEIFIKSILNALV; encoded by the coding sequence ATGAAACCTAAATTACTTTTTGTTTCAATCACCGATAAGGCAAACGGAGCCGAAAATATACTATTACAAGCAGCCCGTGCCAGTAATGCCAGCCTGTTATTTCTAAAAAAGGTAAACAGCGGAGGCTTAAACATACCAGGTGATCTACAAGTTGAATATGTGAGCAACGGAAGCATATTAAGTGGCTTTTCCAAGTTAGTAAAAAGCTTAAGCCCTTACCGCACAGATCATATTATTTTTAGTACACATCCTTACTTAAATGCTTTCCTGGGTTTTTTAAAACGCTTTGGATATTTAAAATCAAAACTCATAGTGAGGGAATGCTCGTCTGTTTTAACCCGGTACAGCGGTTTAAAAAAATTGAGTTACCAAATAGCATATCGGCTTGGCTACCCAGGGGCAAATTTGGTTGTATGCCAAACCAGCAGCATGCGGGATAGTTTTATACAGCATCTCCCATACATCGACAAGCGAAGGGTTATCATTCAGAAAAACCCGATCGATATTGAACAAAACCTAATAAAGGCCGAAGAAGTACTGCCCGCTGCCGAAGCCACTGTTGAATTTATTTGTGCAGCCGGGCGGCTCATACCTGAAAAGGGCTTTGATATACTAATTATGGCTTTTGATGAAATTAAAGCTTCCCGGCCCAATTTGCAGCTACTGATATTTGGCGAAGGCCCGGAGCAAGCCTCGCTTCAGAAACTGATCAGTGAATTAAAATTGGAAGGCCGGGTAGTATTAAAAGGGTGGATCGCAAACCCTATGCCTTATTTTAAGCATGCAAAAGCCTGTGTTATATCATCAATAAAAGAGGGTTTTCCGAACGTATTATTGCAAATGATGATCCTGAACCCGGTTGTAATCAGCACCAATTGCGCGGGAGGTATCGATGAGATCCCGGGCATTTACCTGGCAGAAGCCGATAATGTAAACTCATTAACAACAGCGGTAAACACCGCCCTCAGCACTAACAGCAATCATAAAGACCTTATAATGCAATACGTAGAAGACCGTACCCCCGAAATATTCATCAAGTCGATACTGAATGCACTGGTATAA